From the Mycobacterium sp. DL592 genome, the window GATCAAGTCGCCGCGTTTGGCCTGCGAGGGCGGAATGTGCCTGCCCGCGGTGTACTGGTCGCCGGAGTACTTGGGCAGCAGGACACCAACGCCGGCGTATGCGTAGCGCACGAAGCCCGAGCAGTCGTAGCCGATCTTTCCGGCGTCCTGCTCCACGCCGGCGCTGGGTCCGTTGACCGCGCCGCCGCCCCACGAGTACGGGACACCACGCTGGGAGGCGCCGCGGGCGATGACGTATTCGATGGCCTGCGGCCCGCTCACCCTGCCGCCGGCCAGCGCGGTGGGCGACCCGCCACCGAACCCGAGGCCGGAGAGGAACTTGCGACCGAGGTCCATCGTGGCCTGGGCAGCTTGCTGAGTCACCTGCAGCGACGCGTTGGCGACGGCGACCGGATCACCGGGCGCTCCGGCGCTCAGAATTTTCGGCAACGTCGGATCCCACTCGCCCGGGTCCGCCTGGGCCGGACTGGCGAAACCCAGTGCCAGAGCCAGCACGGTCAGGATCGTCCCGACGGCGTGAAGGCGTCGAGAGGCATTGCGAGACATGGGATTTACTCCGTCCCTAATTGATGTAGCGGATCACGTAGGGCGTCATGCCACTGGTGCGCACGGGCGAGATCTTCACCGTCGAGCCGGTGTAGGGCGCCTCGAGCATCTGGCCGTTACCCAGGTAGAGGGTGACGTGCTGGCTGCCACCGGGGCCGTAGAAGATCACGTCACCGCGCTGCATCTGCGACGTCGGGATCTTGGTGCCCATGTTGTACTGCGATCCCGAGTAGTGCGGCAGCTTGATGCCGACCCCGGCGAACGAGTAGAGGATCAGCCCGGAGCAGTCGAACCCGACTGTGCCCGCACCACTGTCGATGCCGTTGCTGGGGCCGTTGGCGGTGCCACCGCCCCACGAGTACGGCACACCGATCTGCGACATCCCTCGCTTGATGACGTATTCGATGGCTTGTGAGCCATAGACGTAGGGGATGGCACCGTTGGTGATCCCGGTGTCGTCCGGCTTCAGGATGCCGAGCTTCTGCAGGAAGCTCTTGCCGAGCTGCTGGGTGGTCTGCAGGGAACTCGACGCGATCTGCAGCACCGCGTTGATGATCTGGATCGGGTCACCGGAGACGAAAGCGCTGGGCACCGCCGGCAGGGTGAGATCCCACTCCGAGGCGTTGCCGTAGGGCACCTTGGCGTCACCGGGAGCCGCGGCCGAACCCGGCGCGGCCGGATCCCACCGGTCCCCCGAGCCACCTGCGCCCGGGGCCGCCGCCTGTGGCACCGCGGCGGGCGCACCCGCCCCGGAAGCGGCCGGAGCCGACCACTGCCGGGCGGCGTCGAGCTTCTGCTGTGCGGTCCTGCGCTCGGCGGCCAGCTGGTCGATCTGGGCCTGCTGGGTCCGGAACGTCTTCTGCGCCTCGGTGAGCGCGGTGACGGCCGCGTTCTGGCTGGACTCGGCGTCGATCACGGCCTGGTCGGCCTTCTGCTTGGCCAGTCGCGCCGCGGATTCCTTGTTCACCACTTCGGTGCGGGCCCGCTGCAGGTCGGTCATGACCTGCTCGGCGCTGACGGCCAGGGTCTGGCTGGCCGCGGCGCTGGAGATGATCTGGTCGGGGTTGGTGGCCATCACCAACGAGGCCGAGGGCCCGTTGATGTAGCTGGCCGCGGCGAAGGTGTCGAAGCGCTTCTGGGCGTCGCCGATCGCGGCATCAGCCGCCTTGACGGCATCCTGGCTGGCGGTGACCTGCTGCTGGGCGGTTGCGGCGGCGTCCCGTGCGTCCTGAACGGCGACGATCGCCTTGTTGACGCTCTCCTGCTGTTGCTGGACCTGGGCGCCGATGTCGTCGAGGCGCTGGTTGGCCTGGGCGACGTCGGCGATGAGCGC encodes:
- the ripA gene encoding NlpC/P60 family peptidoglycan endopeptidase RipA, which codes for MRSTDRGSLFRPAFRITKPMCPLVLSVGLMLSMPGMAQAEPSPGPNSMAALIADVAQANQRLDDIGAQVQQQQESVNKAIVAVQDARDAAATAQQQVTASQDAVKAADAAIGDAQKRFDTFAAASYINGPSASLVMATNPDQIISSAAASQTLAVSAEQVMTDLQRARTEVVNKESAARLAKQKADQAVIDAESSQNAAVTALTEAQKTFRTQQAQIDQLAAERRTAQQKLDAARQWSAPAASGAGAPAAVPQAAAPGAGGSGDRWDPAAPGSAAAPGDAKVPYGNASEWDLTLPAVPSAFVSGDPIQIINAVLQIASSSLQTTQQLGKSFLQKLGILKPDDTGITNGAIPYVYGSQAIEYVIKRGMSQIGVPYSWGGGTANGPSNGIDSGAGTVGFDCSGLILYSFAGVGIKLPHYSGSQYNMGTKIPTSQMQRGDVIFYGPGGSQHVTLYLGNGQMLEAPYTGSTVKISPVRTSGMTPYVIRYIN
- the ripB gene encoding NlpC/P60 family peptidoglycan endopeptidase RipB — protein: MSRNASRRLHAVGTILTVLALALGFASPAQADPGEWDPTLPKILSAGAPGDPVAVANASLQVTQQAAQATMDLGRKFLSGLGFGGGSPTALAGGRVSGPQAIEYVIARGASQRGVPYSWGGGAVNGPSAGVEQDAGKIGYDCSGFVRYAYAGVGVLLPKYSGDQYTAGRHIPPSQAKRGDLIFYGPDGTQHVTIYLGNGQMLEASSAAGQVTVSPVRTAGMTPYLTRIIET